A single window of Zea mays cultivar B73 chromosome 10, Zm-B73-REFERENCE-NAM-5.0, whole genome shotgun sequence DNA harbors:
- the LOC100283386 gene encoding F-box protein At1g67340 has translation MKTRRGACYSCHAAPGEGPEVQRRKRRRTAAEASPAAAEDPGVRLGARDMFEDLPDDLVVSILRDVAASAGSPADLAGAMLTCKRFRELVARSKVVVLARASPRCLSVRAKAWSDEAHRFLQRCADAGNLEACYLLGMIRFYCLGSRGSGAALMAAAAVGGHREALYSLAVIQFNGSGGGKDDRDLRAGAALCARAAARGHVDALRELGHCLQDGYGVRRSVLDGRRLLIQANARELAAASVAHPCLLMSDLGCRAGEAHAANRFLVDWFASRPLGLTPGGNGNGSAGTAGSPEEDGVGGLRLCSQALCGRPETRRHEFRRCSVCGVVNYCSRACQALHWRMAHKAECTPMDRWLDAVQPNAIANADAAAPAP, from the exons ATGAAGACGAGGCGCGGTGCCTGCTACTCCTGCCATGCGGCGCCGGGCGAGGGCCCGGAGGTGCAACGCCGGAAGAGGCGCAGGACGGCGGCCGAGGCATCGCCGGCGGCTGCCGAAGATCCAGGTGTCCGCCTGGGCGCCAGAGACATGTTCGAGGATCTGCCCGACGATCTCGTCGTCTCCATACTGAGGGACGTCGCCGCGTCCGCCGGCTCGCCGGCCGATCTCGCCGGCGCCATGCTCAC GTGCAAGAGATTCAGGGAGCTAGTAGCGCGGAGCAAGGTGGTGGTGCTCGCGCGGGCGTCGCCGCGGTGCCTCTCGGTGCGCGCCAAGGCCTGGTCGGACGAGGCGCACCGGTTCCTGCAGCGCTGCGCCGACGCCGGCAACCTCGAAGCCTGCTACCTTCTCGGCATG ATTCGGTTCTACTGCCTGGGGAGCcgcggctcgggcgcggcgctgatggcggcggcggcggtgggcgGGCACCGCGAGGCGCTGTACTCGCTGGCCGTGATCCAGTTCAACGGCAGCGGCGGCGGGAAGGACGACCGCGACCTCCGCGCCGGAGCCGCGCTGTgcgcgcgcgcggcggcgcggggccACGTGGACGCGCTCCGCGAGCTGGGGCACTGCCTGCAGGACGGCTACGGCGTGCGCCGGTCCGTGCTGGACGGGCGGCGCCTCCTCATCCAGGCGAACGCGCGCGAGCTCGCGGCCGCCTCGGTGGCGCACCCGTGCCTCCTCATGAGCGACCTGGGGTGCCGCGCCGGCGAGGCGCACGCGGCCAACCGGTTCCTGGTGGACTGGTTCGCGTCGCGGCCGCTGGGCTTGACGCCCGGCGGCAACGGCAACGGCAGCGCCGGgacggcgggctcgccggaggagGACGGCGTTGGCGGTCTCCGGCTGTGCTCGCAGGCGCTGTGCGGGCGGCCCGAGACGCGGCGGCACGAGTTCAGGCGGTGCTCGGTGTGCGGCGTGGTGAACTACTGCTCCCGCGCGTGCCAGGCGCTGCACTGGAGGATGGCGCACAAGGCGGAGTGCACGCCCATGGACCGGTGGCTCGACGCGGTGCAGCCCAACGCCATCGCCAATGCGGACGCGGCGGCCCCGGCGCCGTGA